The following coding sequences lie in one bacterium genomic window:
- the glmS gene encoding glutamine--fructose-6-phosphate transaminase (isomerizing), with protein MCGIVGVTGTQEAAAILIEGLKRLEYRGYDSAGIAIQRPDGQYVVKEKGKIKNLEASLDWDELKGTCGIAHTRWATHGVPNRDNAHPHVAGKIALVHNGIIENYAALKVQLGKKGHKFSSETDTEVLVHLIDDLYDGNLVTAVQKALAVVDGAFGIAVTHSDEPNLVVGARRGSPLVVGVGDGVNFLASDVAAVMGHTRQVIYLDDGEMVTLRPDGVQVMTISNEEITKEIQEITWDLGQIQKGGYEHFMLKEIFEQPTTIRDAFRGRTLVDTGDVKLGGIQLTDWELRNIRRIIILACGTSWHAGLVGEYLLEEYAHIPVEVEYASEFRYRSPIIEPGTLCLVISQSGETIDTLEAMREARRRGAKILGITNVVGSTIARESECGVYIHAGPEIGVASTKAFTSQVTILGLITILLGRRGHLSADRGTQMLKELDRIPELVQRVLDQSESIKKIAQVYANHHNCLYLGRGVNFPIALEGALKLKEISYIHAEGYPAAEMKHGPIALIDLNMPVVVIATKDGSYDKIVGNVQEVRARHGKIISVVTEGDTEIAALSDHVITIPDTMNFWMPLLSVVPLQLLAYHIAAIRGEDVDQPRNLAKAVTVE; from the coding sequence ATGTGCGGAATCGTCGGAGTCACAGGGACGCAGGAAGCCGCCGCGATCCTCATCGAGGGCCTCAAGCGCTTGGAATACCGCGGCTATGACAGCGCGGGCATCGCCATCCAGAGGCCCGATGGCCAGTACGTGGTCAAGGAGAAGGGCAAGATCAAGAACCTCGAGGCGAGCCTCGACTGGGATGAACTGAAGGGAACCTGCGGCATCGCGCACACGCGCTGGGCCACGCACGGCGTTCCCAACCGGGACAACGCGCACCCGCATGTCGCCGGCAAGATCGCGCTGGTCCACAACGGCATCATCGAGAACTACGCCGCGCTGAAGGTGCAGTTGGGCAAGAAGGGCCACAAGTTCTCCAGCGAGACCGATACCGAGGTGCTGGTGCACCTGATCGACGATCTCTACGACGGCAACCTCGTCACCGCCGTGCAGAAGGCACTGGCCGTGGTCGACGGCGCTTTCGGCATCGCGGTGACGCACTCCGACGAGCCGAACCTGGTGGTCGGCGCGCGGCGCGGCAGCCCGCTGGTGGTCGGCGTGGGCGACGGCGTGAACTTCCTGGCCTCGGACGTGGCCGCGGTGATGGGCCACACGCGCCAGGTCATCTACCTGGACGACGGCGAGATGGTGACCCTGCGCCCGGACGGCGTCCAGGTGATGACCATCAGCAACGAGGAGATCACCAAGGAGATCCAGGAGATCACCTGGGACCTGGGGCAGATCCAGAAGGGCGGCTACGAGCACTTCATGCTGAAGGAGATCTTCGAGCAGCCCACCACGATCCGCGATGCCTTCCGCGGCCGCACGCTGGTCGACACCGGCGACGTCAAGCTGGGCGGCATCCAGTTGACGGACTGGGAGCTGCGCAACATCCGCCGCATCATCATCCTGGCCTGCGGCACGTCGTGGCACGCCGGGCTCGTCGGCGAGTACCTGCTCGAGGAGTACGCCCACATCCCCGTCGAGGTGGAGTACGCGAGCGAGTTCCGCTACCGCTCGCCGATCATCGAGCCGGGCACGCTGTGCCTGGTGATCAGCCAGAGCGGCGAGACCATCGATACCCTCGAGGCCATGCGTGAGGCGCGGCGTCGCGGCGCGAAGATCCTCGGCATCACGAACGTCGTGGGTTCGACCATCGCGCGCGAGAGCGAGTGCGGCGTGTACATCCACGCCGGGCCGGAGATCGGCGTCGCCTCCACGAAGGCGTTCACCAGCCAGGTCACGATCTTGGGCCTGATCACGATCCTGCTGGGACGGCGCGGCCACCTGAGCGCCGACCGCGGCACGCAGATGCTGAAGGAACTGGACCGCATTCCCGAGCTGGTGCAGCGCGTGCTGGACCAGTCGGAGTCGATCAAGAAGATCGCGCAGGTGTACGCGAACCATCACAATTGCCTGTACCTGGGCCGCGGCGTGAACTTCCCGATCGCGCTCGAGGGTGCGTTGAAGCTGAAGGAGATCAGCTACATCCACGCCGAGGGCTATCCGGCGGCGGAGATGAAGCACGGGCCCATCGCGCTGATCGACCTGAACATGCCGGTGGTCGTCATCGCGACGAAGGACGGCAGCTACGACAAGATCGTCGGCAACGTGCAGGAAGTGCGTGCGCGGCACGGCAAGATCATCAGCGTGGTGACCGAGGGCGACACCGAGATCGCCGCGTTGAGCGACCACGTGATCACGATCCCCGACACGATGAACTTCTGGATGCCGCTGCTGTCGGTGGTGCCGCTGCAGTTGCTGGCGTACCACATCGCCGCGATCCGGGGCGAAGACGTGGATCAGCCGCGGAATCTGGCTAAAGCCGTTACGGTGGAGTAG
- a CDS encoding RidA family protein, producing MSRQIIRTDKAPGAIGPYNQGVRAGGFLFTAGQIPLDPKTMEVVGATAAEQARQALLNAKGIVEAAGLTMNDVVKATVFIRDMGQFGAINEVYATFFPGEPPARSVVEVSRLPKDVLVEVELVAYA from the coding sequence ATGAGCCGGCAGATCATCAGGACGGACAAGGCGCCGGGCGCCATCGGGCCCTACAACCAGGGCGTGCGCGCGGGGGGATTCCTGTTCACGGCGGGGCAGATCCCGCTCGACCCGAAGACCATGGAAGTGGTGGGGGCCACGGCGGCCGAGCAGGCGCGGCAGGCGCTGCTCAACGCCAAGGGCATCGTCGAGGCGGCCGGGCTGACGATGAACGACGTGGTCAAGGCCACGGTGTTCATCCGCGACATGGGGCAGTTCGGGGCCATCAACGAGGTCTATGCGACGTTCTTCCCCGGCGAGCCGCCGGCGCGCAGCGTGGTCGAAGTCTCGCGGCTGCCCAAGGATGTGCTGGTCGAAGTGGAACTCGTGGCGTATGCTTGA
- a CDS encoding response regulator gives MDRALKVLVVDDEPDILETLEFSLARRGFDVATAADGLEGLEKAKRVPPDFMILDVMLPGCNGYEVSRMLKEWMDNDPQSAPFPIMLLTARKVDTRDREKFIATWSRADACMYKPFEMEEIVSTIHQLTARRSA, from the coding sequence ATGGACCGAGCGCTGAAAGTCCTCGTGGTGGACGACGAACCGGACATCCTGGAAACGCTGGAATTCAGCCTGGCCAGGCGCGGTTTCGACGTGGCCACGGCCGCCGACGGGCTCGAGGGCCTGGAGAAGGCCAAGCGCGTGCCGCCCGATTTCATGATCCTCGACGTGATGCTTCCGGGCTGCAACGGCTACGAAGTCAGCCGCATGCTGAAGGAGTGGATGGACAACGACCCGCAGTCGGCGCCCTTCCCGATCATGCTCCTGACCGCCCGCAAGGTGGACACGCGCGACCGCGAGAAGTTCATCGCCACCTGGTCGCGGGCCGATGCCTGCATGTACAAGCCGTTCGAAATGGAGGAGATCGTCTCGACGATCCACCAGCTCACGGCGCGGCGCAGCGCCTAG
- a CDS encoding phosphoglucosamine mutase codes for MECAEFLRGDGLFLSAADNAEVTKRLEAGDGHVGWDRLGHVTLQAGADDLHLDAVCAVPWLDVAAIRARGLHVVVDAVEGAGGSIVPRLLERLGVRCTPLYCGLTGNFPHDPEPTPAHLKDLCDEVRRQGADLGVAVDPDADRLALVDGAGTALSEEMTLVLAADFLLGRTPAGSPGDLAVNLSTTGLIEKVAARHGRRVWRTPVGEANVVETILGKGCVLGGEGNGGVIYPAVHAGRDSLVGIAMLLQHLADRKASLAQLAAELPPVAMVKTKVEDPDFPSGDALVHRLEKLGPGEIDRRDGVKWTGADAWVHVRSSNTEPAVRIIAEAKDESAAVELINRVKQA; via the coding sequence GTGGAATGCGCTGAGTTCCTGCGCGGCGACGGCCTGTTCCTCAGCGCCGCCGACAATGCCGAAGTGACGAAGCGGCTCGAGGCCGGCGACGGCCACGTGGGCTGGGACCGACTCGGCCACGTGACGCTGCAGGCGGGCGCCGACGACCTGCACCTGGACGCGGTGTGCGCCGTGCCCTGGCTGGACGTGGCGGCCATCCGGGCGCGCGGGCTGCACGTCGTGGTCGACGCGGTCGAGGGCGCCGGCGGCTCCATCGTGCCGCGGCTGCTCGAGAGGCTCGGCGTGCGCTGTACGCCGCTCTACTGCGGCCTGACGGGCAACTTCCCCCATGACCCGGAGCCGACGCCGGCCCACCTGAAGGACCTTTGCGACGAGGTGCGCCGGCAGGGCGCCGACCTCGGCGTGGCCGTGGACCCGGACGCCGACCGCCTGGCCCTCGTGGATGGCGCCGGGACGGCCCTGAGCGAGGAGATGACGCTGGTCCTGGCGGCCGATTTCCTGCTCGGGCGCACGCCGGCCGGCTCGCCGGGCGACCTGGCGGTGAACCTGTCGACGACCGGCCTGATCGAGAAGGTGGCGGCCCGGCACGGGCGCCGCGTGTGGCGGACCCCGGTGGGTGAAGCGAACGTGGTCGAGACCATCCTCGGAAAAGGCTGTGTCCTGGGGGGCGAGGGCAACGGGGGCGTCATCTACCCCGCGGTCCACGCCGGGCGCGACTCCCTGGTAGGCATCGCCATGCTTCTGCAGCACCTGGCTGACCGGAAGGCGAGCCTGGCGCAGCTGGCGGCCGAACTGCCGCCGGTGGCCATGGTCAAGACGAAGGTGGAGGACCCGGATTTCCCGTCCGGCGACGCTCTCGTGCACCGGCTGGAAAAGCTGGGGCCGGGCGAGATCGACCGGCGCGACGGGGTCAAATGGACCGGGGCCGATGCCTGGGTGCACGTGCGATCGTCGAATACCGAGCCGGCAGTGCGGATCATAGCCGAAGCTAAAGACGAGAGCGCCGCGGTCGAACTTATAAACCGCGTGAAACAAGCCTGA